From a single Pseudomonas sp. A34-9 genomic region:
- a CDS encoding YraN family protein, which produces MPDRSRSQSGKDAERQALEHLQQQGLRLLARNWLCKRGELDLVMLDGDTVVFVEVRYRKNTQWGGALASIDGRKQQKLIFAAQYFLQRESRWANSPCRFDVVAIDSHPDQLNWLQNAFDG; this is translated from the coding sequence ATGCCCGACAGGTCACGCTCGCAAAGCGGCAAGGATGCCGAGCGCCAGGCGCTCGAGCATCTGCAACAACAAGGTCTGCGCCTGCTGGCGCGGAACTGGTTGTGTAAACGCGGCGAGCTTGATCTGGTCATGCTTGATGGCGATACAGTAGTATTCGTTGAAGTTCGCTACAGAAAAAACACTCAATGGGGTGGCGCGCTCGCTAGCATCGATGGGCGCAAGCAGCAGAAACTGATTTTCGCTGCGCAGTATTTTCTTCAGCGCGAGTCGCGCTGGGCCAATTCCCCCTGCCGCTTCGACGTGGTGGCCATCGACAGCCATCCGGATCAATTGAACTGGTTGCAGAATGCTTTCGACGGTTGA
- a CDS encoding BON domain-containing protein, whose product MTPNRLGLLALTLCLGISGCTSVVNASREAPIDDDRGTRTFGSKIDDSLIETKVGVNVAKADPALDNDSHIVVTSFNGVVLLAGQTPRADLKAKAEQAAAAVQRVKTVHNELQVIPPSGFLARQNDTWLTSKIKTQMLTDASIPGSRIKVVTENGIVYLLGLLTKQEATQATNLVQGVSGVQKIVKLFEYID is encoded by the coding sequence ATGACCCCTAATCGCCTTGGCCTTCTGGCCTTGACCCTATGCCTCGGCATCAGCGGCTGCACCTCGGTGGTGAACGCCAGCCGTGAAGCACCGATCGACGACGACCGTGGCACGCGCACCTTCGGCAGCAAGATCGACGACTCGTTGATCGAAACCAAAGTCGGTGTGAACGTGGCCAAGGCCGACCCGGCCCTGGACAACGATTCGCACATCGTCGTCACCAGCTTCAACGGTGTTGTATTGCTGGCCGGTCAAACCCCTCGCGCAGACTTGAAAGCCAAGGCTGAGCAGGCGGCAGCCGCCGTCCAGCGGGTAAAAACCGTTCATAACGAACTGCAGGTCATACCGCCGTCCGGCTTCCTGGCTCGCCAGAACGACACCTGGCTGACCTCCAAGATCAAGACCCAGATGCTCACCGACGCCAGCATCCCTGGCTCGCGCATCAAGGTCGTGACCGAGAACGGTATCGTCTACCTGCTGGGCCTGCTGACCAAACAGGAAGCCACTCAGGCGACCAATCTGGTACAAGGCGTTTCCGGTGTGCAGAAGATTGTGAAGCTGTTCGAATACATCGACTGA
- a CDS encoding phosphoheptose isomerase encodes MDMQSRIRQLFQASIDTKQQAMDVLAPHIEQASQIMVNALLNEGKMLSCGNGGSAGDAQHFSSELLNRFERERPSLPAIALTTDTSTITSIANDYSYNEVFSKQIRALGQPGDVLLAISTSGNSANIIQAIQAAHDREMIVVAMTGRDGGGMASLLLPEDVEIRVPANVTARIQEVHLLAIHCLCDLIDSQLFGSEE; translated from the coding sequence ATGGACATGCAATCCCGAATTCGCCAGCTTTTCCAGGCCAGTATCGACACCAAGCAACAGGCGATGGACGTACTTGCACCGCACATCGAGCAAGCCAGCCAGATCATGGTCAACGCCCTGCTCAACGAAGGCAAAATGCTTTCGTGCGGCAATGGCGGCTCGGCCGGCGACGCCCAGCACTTCTCTTCCGAGTTGCTCAACCGCTTCGAGCGCGAGCGCCCGAGCCTGCCGGCCATCGCCCTGACCACCGACACCTCGACGATCACCTCGATCGCCAACGACTACAGCTACAACGAAGTGTTCTCCAAACAGATCCGCGCGCTCGGTCAGCCAGGCGATGTCCTGCTGGCGATTTCGACCAGTGGTAACTCGGCGAACATTATTCAAGCGATCCAGGCCGCACATGATCGCGAAATGATTGTCGTAGCTATGACCGGACGCGATGGCGGCGGCATGGCGTCGCTGCTGCTGCCCGAGGACGTAGAGATTCGCGTACCGGCCAATGTCACTGCACGTATTCAAGAAGTCCACTTGCTGGCGATCCATTGCCTTTGCGATCTGATCGACAGCCAACTGTTCGGGAGTGAAGAATGA
- the petA gene encoding ubiquinol-cytochrome c reductase iron-sulfur subunit, with product MSNDGVNAGRRRFLVAATSVVGAAGAVGAAVPFVGSWFPSAKAKAAGAPVKVNISKIEPGQQMIAEWRGQPVFIVRRTAEILGNLKKIEGQLSDPTSKNSTQPTYVDPEVRSIKPEILLLIGICTHLGCSPTFRPEVAPADLGKDWVGGYFCPCHGSHYDLAGRVYKSQPAPLNLPVPPHSYETDDLIVIGVDTEKA from the coding sequence ATGAGCAATGACGGCGTGAATGCAGGCCGGCGTCGCTTCTTGGTAGCAGCCACATCCGTGGTGGGTGCTGCAGGAGCGGTGGGGGCTGCGGTCCCGTTCGTGGGGTCATGGTTTCCCAGTGCCAAGGCGAAAGCCGCCGGTGCACCGGTGAAAGTGAATATCAGCAAAATCGAGCCAGGACAGCAGATGATTGCTGAATGGCGCGGCCAGCCGGTGTTCATTGTCCGCCGTACTGCGGAAATCCTGGGGAATCTCAAGAAGATCGAGGGCCAGCTCTCCGATCCAACCTCCAAAAACTCCACGCAACCTACCTATGTCGACCCTGAAGTGCGCTCGATCAAGCCGGAAATTCTGCTGCTGATCGGGATCTGCACACACCTGGGTTGCTCACCAACCTTCCGTCCCGAAGTGGCACCTGCGGATCTGGGTAAAGACTGGGTCGGTGGCTATTTCTGCCCTTGCCACGGTTCCCACTACGATCTGGCTGGCCGCGTCTACAAGTCGCAACCTGCGCCTTTGAACCTGCCAGTTCCCCCGCATTCCTATGAGACCGATGACCTGATTGTCATTGGCGTCGATACGGAGAAAGCGTGA
- a CDS encoding cytochrome c1, with protein sequence MKKLFFALIFAALPVLSFAAEHGGPELEKVDIDVSDKAALQDGARTFANYCMGCHSAKFQRYERVADDLGVPHEMMLEKLVFTGAKIGDHMNIGMQPADAKTWFGAAPPDLTLVARVRGTDWLYGYLRSFYEDPARPWGVNNKVFPNVGMPNVLVGLQGRQVVGCKQVQIVEDGKKQYDPLTGTPLTHEACDQLTIVPKTGTLNAEQFDEKVKNLVTFLAYSANPVKLQHQRIGTYVLLYLAFFFVFAYLLKREYWKDVH encoded by the coding sequence ATGAAAAAGTTATTTTTTGCTCTGATTTTTGCTGCTTTGCCTGTGCTGTCCTTTGCCGCTGAACACGGTGGTCCTGAGCTGGAAAAGGTCGACATCGACGTTTCCGACAAGGCGGCTTTGCAGGATGGCGCGCGTACCTTTGCCAACTATTGCATGGGTTGCCACAGTGCCAAGTTCCAGCGTTACGAGCGGGTTGCCGATGATCTGGGCGTTCCTCACGAGATGATGCTGGAGAAGCTGGTGTTCACTGGCGCCAAGATCGGCGATCACATGAACATTGGCATGCAGCCGGCTGACGCCAAGACCTGGTTCGGCGCGGCACCACCGGACCTGACCCTGGTGGCGCGCGTGCGTGGTACTGACTGGCTTTACGGTTACCTGCGCTCGTTCTACGAGGATCCGGCACGTCCCTGGGGTGTAAACAACAAGGTCTTCCCGAACGTCGGCATGCCTAACGTGCTGGTCGGCCTGCAAGGTCGTCAGGTCGTGGGTTGCAAACAAGTGCAGATCGTCGAGGACGGCAAGAAGCAATACGATCCGCTGACCGGCACGCCTTTGACGCATGAAGCGTGTGATCAGCTGACCATCGTGCCGAAGACCGGTACTCTGAATGCAGAGCAGTTCGATGAGAAGGTCAAGAATCTGGTAACCTTCCTGGCTTACTCGGCTAACCCGGTTAAGCTGCAACATCAGCGCATCGGTACTTATGTCTTGCTGTACCTGGCGTTCTTCTTTGTGTTCGCCTACCTGCTCAAGCGTGAATACTGGAAAGACGTGCACTGA
- a CDS encoding cytochrome bc complex cytochrome b subunit has product MSKFMDWVDARFPATKMWEDHLSKYYAPKNFNFFYFFGSLALLVLVNQIVTGVWLTMSYTPSAEEAFASVEYIMRDVEYGSILRLLHSTGASAFFIVVYLHMFRGLLYGSYQKPRELVWVFGMLIYLALMAEAFMGYLLPWGQMSYWGAQVIISLFGAIPVIGNDLTQWIRGDYLISGITLNRFFALHVVALPIVILGLVVLHILALHEVGSNNPDGVDIKKHKDENGIPLDGIAFHPYYTVKDIVGVVVFLFIFCFIVFFFPEMGGYFLEKPNFEQANPFKTPEHIAPVWYFTPFYAILRAIPDKLMGVIAMGAAIAVLFVLPWLDRSPVKSMRYKGWMSKIWLLVFCISFVILGILGVLAPTPERTLVSQVCTFLYFAYFILMPFYTRLEKTKPVPERVTG; this is encoded by the coding sequence ATGAGCAAGTTCATGGATTGGGTTGATGCGCGCTTTCCTGCGACCAAAATGTGGGAAGACCATCTCAGCAAGTATTACGCTCCAAAAAACTTCAACTTCTTCTATTTCTTCGGCTCCCTGGCGCTGTTGGTGCTGGTCAATCAGATCGTTACCGGTGTCTGGCTGACGATGAGCTACACGCCGTCGGCAGAAGAAGCCTTCGCTTCCGTTGAATACATCATGCGCGATGTCGAGTACGGCTCGATCCTGCGTCTGCTGCACTCGACCGGCGCTTCGGCGTTTTTCATCGTGGTTTATCTGCACATGTTCCGGGGTCTGCTCTACGGTTCGTACCAGAAGCCGCGCGAGCTGGTCTGGGTCTTCGGCATGCTGATTTACCTGGCGCTGATGGCCGAAGCCTTCATGGGTTATCTGCTGCCGTGGGGCCAGATGTCCTACTGGGGTGCCCAGGTGATCATCTCGCTGTTCGGTGCGATTCCGGTGATCGGCAACGACCTGACGCAGTGGATTCGTGGTGACTACCTGATCTCCGGCATCACCCTGAACCGCTTCTTTGCCTTGCACGTTGTCGCGCTGCCGATCGTCATTCTCGGTCTGGTGGTGCTGCACATTCTGGCGTTGCACGAAGTGGGTTCGAACAACCCTGATGGCGTCGATATCAAGAAGCACAAAGACGAAAACGGCATCCCGCTGGACGGCATTGCTTTCCACCCGTACTACACCGTGAAAGACATTGTCGGTGTCGTGGTGTTCCTGTTTATCTTCTGCTTTATTGTGTTCTTCTTCCCGGAAATGGGGGGCTACTTCCTCGAAAAACCAAACTTCGAGCAAGCCAACCCGTTCAAGACACCAGAGCATATTGCCCCGGTTTGGTACTTCACGCCGTTCTACGCAATCTTGCGGGCGATCCCCGACAAACTCATGGGCGTGATTGCCATGGGCGCGGCGATTGCGGTGCTGTTCGTGCTGCCATGGCTGGACCGCAGTCCAGTCAAATCGATGCGCTATAAAGGCTGGATGAGCAAAATCTGGCTGCTGGTGTTCTGCATTTCGTTCGTGATTCTCGGCATTCTGGGCGTACTGGCCCCGACGCCTGAGCGGACTCTGGTATCGCAGGTCTGCACCTTCCTGTACTTCGCCTACTTCATTCTGATGCCGTTCTACACCAGGCTCGAGAAGACCAAACCGGTTCCGGAAAGGGTGACTGGCTGA
- a CDS encoding glutathione S-transferase N-terminal domain-containing protein has product MGVTNRLACYSDPADHYSHRVRIVLAEKGVSAEIIYVEAGRQPPKLIEVNPYGSLPTLVDRDLALWESTVVMEYLDERYPHPPLMPVYPVARANSRLLIHRIQRDWCGLVDLILDPKSKEAARVVARKELRESLTGVSPLFADKPFFLSEEQSLVDCCLLPILWRLPILGIELPRPAKPLLDYMERQFAREAFQASLSGVERDMR; this is encoded by the coding sequence ATGGGCGTGACCAATCGGTTGGCCTGTTACTCCGACCCCGCCGACCACTATTCCCACCGAGTGCGCATTGTGCTTGCAGAGAAGGGTGTCAGCGCCGAGATCATTTATGTGGAAGCTGGTCGCCAGCCGCCTAAACTGATTGAGGTAAACCCTTACGGCAGTCTGCCGACGCTGGTCGATCGTGACCTGGCGTTGTGGGAGTCGACCGTGGTGATGGAATATCTGGATGAGCGTTACCCGCACCCGCCGTTGATGCCGGTTTACCCGGTGGCGCGTGCCAACAGCCGCCTGCTGATTCATCGCATTCAGCGCGACTGGTGTGGTTTGGTGGATCTGATTCTGGATCCCAAGTCCAAGGAGGCCGCGCGAGTCGTGGCGCGCAAGGAATTGCGTGAAAGCCTGACGGGTGTGTCGCCGTTGTTTGCCGACAAGCCGTTTTTCCTCAGTGAGGAACAAAGTCTGGTGGATTGCTGCCTATTACCAATACTCTGGCGTTTGCCTATTCTGGGTATTGAACTGCCGCGGCCGGCCAAGCCGCTGCTTGATTATATGGAGCGTCAGTTTGCGCGTGAGGCTTTCCAGGCGAGTCTGTCTGGTGTCGAACGCGATATGCGCTAA
- a CDS encoding penicillin-binding protein activator: MIACLRLFTALCLAALLAACASSPSSSLGELPRTPDASIEQLLEQASQAKTPEKAALLRLSAADLAYRQGNAGQSAQILQQVPMEQLKPGQQIFASTLNAELAMTRNQPKAALTALSHPSLQHLGEMPEEQQVRTGTVHARALEADGQTLAAARERVFIAPMLQGDAASKNHEAIWTLIGSLPTDQLQPNTTDDLGGWMGLAMAVKSAGTLEQQQAAIDTWRAQNPKHPAAINLPLPLTKLKELASQPLSKIALLLPQDGPLAAVGKALREGFMAAHYQAQQAGQKPPAIEFYDSSKLTSMDEFYRKAQADGVQLVVGPLEKPLVKQLSTRPQLPITTLALNYSEGDQGPAQLFQFGLAAEDEAREVSRRARADGLHRAAIMVPKGEWGARVLRAFSQDWQANGGSIVATERVDQPVQLAQQIADMFQLRQSEARAKSLQNAAGTNVAAQPSRRQDIEFIFLAATPQQAQQIKPTLNFQYAGDVPVYATSHVYSASGDVNQYNDMNGIRFCETPWLLDSSDPLRQQVVAQWPQAAGSLGRLYAMGVDAYRLAPRLGQLKALPDSRIDGESGSLGMTQTQRVVRQLPWAQFVSGQVQRLPDTPR, translated from the coding sequence ATGATCGCTTGCCTGCGGCTGTTCACTGCCCTCTGCCTCGCTGCCTTGTTGGCGGCTTGCGCCAGCTCCCCCTCCTCCAGCCTTGGCGAACTTCCACGGACCCCGGATGCCAGCATCGAGCAACTGCTCGAACAGGCTAGCCAGGCGAAAACCCCGGAAAAAGCCGCCCTGCTGCGCCTGAGCGCTGCGGATCTGGCTTACCGTCAGGGTAACGCCGGACAGTCCGCGCAGATCCTGCAACAAGTGCCGATGGAGCAACTCAAGCCCGGCCAGCAGATTTTTGCCAGCACCTTGAACGCTGAACTGGCGATGACGCGCAATCAGCCGAAAGCTGCGCTGACCGCCCTGAGCCATCCAAGCCTGCAACACTTGGGCGAGATGCCTGAAGAGCAGCAAGTGCGCACCGGCACCGTACACGCCCGCGCCCTTGAGGCCGACGGCCAGACGCTGGCTGCCGCCCGTGAGCGCGTGTTCATCGCCCCGATGCTGCAAGGCGACGCCGCGAGCAAGAACCACGAAGCGATCTGGACCCTGATTGGCTCGCTGCCCACCGATCAGCTGCAACCGAACACCACTGATGACCTCGGCGGCTGGATGGGCCTGGCCATGGCGGTGAAATCCGCGGGCACCCTGGAACAACAGCAAGCCGCGATCGACACCTGGCGCGCACAGAACCCAAAACACCCGGCCGCAATCAACCTGCCGCTGCCGCTGACCAAGCTCAAGGAACTGGCCAGCCAGCCGCTGAGCAAAATCGCCCTGCTGCTGCCGCAGGACGGCCCGCTGGCCGCTGTTGGCAAGGCACTGCGTGAAGGCTTCATGGCTGCGCACTACCAGGCTCAACAGGCCGGACAAAAACCGCCAGCGATCGAGTTCTACGACAGCTCGAAGCTGACCTCGATGGACGAGTTCTACCGCAAGGCTCAGGCTGACGGCGTGCAACTGGTTGTCGGCCCGCTGGAAAAACCACTGGTCAAACAGCTCAGCACCCGTCCGCAACTGCCGATCACCACCCTCGCGCTGAACTACAGCGAAGGTGATCAGGGTCCGGCGCAACTGTTCCAGTTCGGCCTGGCCGCTGAAGACGAAGCTCGCGAAGTCTCGCGTCGTGCCCGTGCCGATGGCCTGCACCGCGCCGCGATCATGGTGCCGAAAGGCGAATGGGGCGCCCGCGTACTGCGCGCCTTCAGTCAGGACTGGCAGGCTAATGGTGGCAGCATCGTAGCGACCGAGCGTGTTGATCAGCCGGTGCAACTGGCTCAGCAGATCGCCGACATGTTCCAGCTGCGTCAGAGCGAAGCCCGCGCCAAGAGCCTGCAAAATGCTGCCGGCACTAACGTTGCCGCACAACCTTCGCGTCGTCAGGACATCGAGTTCATCTTCCTCGCTGCCACCCCTCAGCAAGCGCAGCAGATCAAGCCGACCCTGAACTTCCAGTACGCTGGTGACGTTCCGGTTTACGCGACCTCGCACGTTTACAGCGCCAGTGGCGACGTCAACCAGTACAACGACATGAACGGCATTCGCTTCTGCGAAACCCCATGGCTGCTGGACAGCAGCGACCCATTGCGTCAACAAGTGGTTGCGCAGTGGCCGCAAGCCGCGGGCAGCCTCGGCCGCCTGTACGCCATGGGTGTCGATGCCTATCGCCTGGCGCCACGCCTGGGTCAACTCAAGGCGCTGCCGGACAGCCGCATCGACGGTGAGTCGGGCAGCCTCGGCATGACCCAGACCCAGCGCGTTGTGCGCCAGTTGCCTTGGGCGCAGTTTGTCAGCGGCCAGGTTCAGCGCCTGCCGGACACCCCGCGCTGA
- a CDS encoding ClpXP protease specificity-enhancing factor: protein MNSSRPYLVRALYEWIVDNDCTPHMLVNSEYPAVQVPQGFASDGQIVLNISPSAVRHLHMDNDVVTFEGRFGGVPHSLYVPISAILGIYARENGQGMVFDLESPMDDEEEIESDDDLPPPDSEPPRPSGRPSLKVVK from the coding sequence ATGAACTCCAGTCGACCCTATCTGGTCCGCGCGCTCTACGAGTGGATTGTTGATAACGATTGCACCCCGCACATGCTGGTCAACTCTGAATACCCGGCGGTGCAAGTGCCGCAGGGTTTCGCCAGTGACGGGCAGATTGTCCTGAACATCTCGCCGAGTGCCGTGCGTCATCTGCACATGGACAACGACGTGGTGACCTTCGAGGGTCGCTTCGGTGGCGTCCCGCACAGTCTGTACGTGCCGATCAGCGCGATCCTGGGGATCTACGCCCGGGAGAACGGTCAGGGTATGGTATTCGATCTCGAGTCGCCAATGGATGACGAAGAAGAGATCGAGTCGGATGACGACTTGCCGCCACCGGACAGCGAGCCGCCGCGCCCTAGTGGCCGGCCAAGCCTGAAAGTGGTGAAATAA